A region of Eschrichtius robustus isolate mEscRob2 chromosome 19, mEscRob2.pri, whole genome shotgun sequence DNA encodes the following proteins:
- the ENKD1 gene encoding enkurin domain-containing protein 1 isoform X3, translated as MCEGPSRISGPIPPDPTLCPDYYRRPASAQGRLEGNALKLGLLTPDPDLDATPPRGPRIGPGAREILERGRRGVGGVLLQLGGTSLGPGASPKRKDPKDHEKENLRRIREIQRRFREQEHSREQDQSRPLKALWRSPKYDKVESHVKAQLQEPGPASGTEPAHFLRAHSRCGPGFPPPRVPSPQLTPPGPNAKGPGPSVDFITHNARTAKRAPRRHSRSLQVLAQVLEQQRQAQEHYNATQKGHVPHYLLERRDLWRQEAEARQHSQPDPAMPPGHTCMPENQRLETLSNLLQSQSQLLRELVLLPAGADSLRAQSHRAELDRKLVQKCQAWCPSCCLTTGRFLCCPYHSSTPASCPGQKARLWDQGGG; from the exons ATGTGCGAGGGTCCGTCCCGCATCTCGGGGCCCATCCCCCCAGACCCTACGCTCTGTCCTGACTACTACCGGCGGCCGGCCTCGG CCCAAGGGCGCCTTGAGGGAAACGCGCTGAAGTTGGGCCTGCTGACTCCGGACCCCGACCTAGACGCCACCCCTCCCCGCGGCCCCCGCATCGGTCCCGGAGCCCGAGAAATCCTGGAGCGTGGCCGGCGCGGCGTGGGTGGCGTGCTGCTGCAGCTCGGAGGTACCTCCCTAGGCCCAGGGGCCTCCCCCAAGA GGAAGGACCCTAAAGACCATGAGAAGGAGAACCTGAGGCGGATCAGGGAGATCCAGAGGCGCTTCCGTGAGCAGGAGCACAGCCGGGAGCAGGACCAGTCCAGGCCCCTGAAGGCTCTGTGGCGCTCACCCAAGTATGACAAAGTGGAGTCCCATGTCAAGGCCCAGCTGCAG GAGCCCGGCCCTGCCTCTGGGACAGAGCCTGCCCACTTCCTGCGGGCACATTCCCGTTGCGGCCCTGGGTTCCCACCACCCCGTGTCCCCAGTCCCCAGCTAACCCCACCAGGTCCCAATGCTAAG GGCCCAGGCCCAAGTGTGGACTTCATTACCCACAATGCTCGCACTGCCAAGAGGGCCCCCCGGCGGCATTCTCGCTCGCTGCAAGTCCTGGCACAGGTGCTGGAGCAGCAACGGCAGGCCCAGGAGCACTACAACGCCACACAGAAGGGTCACGTGCCCCATTA CTTGTTGGAGCGCAGGGATCTGTGGCGGCAGGAGGCTGAGGCCCGTCAGCACAGCCAGCCGGACCCGGCCATGCCCCCTGGCCACACTTGCATGCCTGAGAACCAGCGGCTGGAGACACTGAGCAATCTGCTCCAGA GCCAGAGCCAGCTGCTGCGTGAGCTGGTGCTGCTGCCTGCTGGGGCAGATTCACTGAGAGCCCAGAGCCATCGTGCTGAGCTGGACCGGAAGCTGGTACAG AAATGCCAAGCCTGGTGTCCCTCCTGCTGCTTGACTACAGGAAGGTTTCTCTGCTGCCCTTATCACTCCTCCACTCCTGCCTCATGTCCAGGCCAGAAGGCAAGATTGTGGGATCAAGGAGGAGGCTAG
- the ENKD1 gene encoding enkurin domain-containing protein 1 isoform X2, with protein MHSPAGLGALLQKDDGGMCEGPSRISGPIPPDPTLCPDYYRRPASAQGRLEGNALKLGLLTPDPDLDATPPRGPRIGPGAREILERGRRGVGGVLLQLGGKDPKDHEKENLRRIREIQRRFREQEHSREQDQSRPLKALWRSPKYDKVESHVKAQLQEPGPASGTEPAHFLRAHSRCGPGFPPPRVPSPQLTPPGPNAKGPGPSVDFITHNARTAKRAPRRHSRSLQVLAQVLEQQRQAQEHYNATQKGHVPHYLLERRDLWRQEAEARQHSQPDPAMPPGHTCMPENQRLETLSNLLQSQSQLLRELVLLPAGADSLRAQSHRAELDRKLVQKCQAWCPSCCLTTGRFLCCPYHSSTPASCPGQKARLWDQGGG; from the exons ATGCATAGCCCGGCAGGCCTCGGTGCACTGTTGCAGAAGGACGACGGCGGCATGTGCGAGGGTCCGTCCCGCATCTCGGGGCCCATCCCCCCAGACCCTACGCTCTGTCCTGACTACTACCGGCGGCCGGCCTCGG CCCAAGGGCGCCTTGAGGGAAACGCGCTGAAGTTGGGCCTGCTGACTCCGGACCCCGACCTAGACGCCACCCCTCCCCGCGGCCCCCGCATCGGTCCCGGAGCCCGAGAAATCCTGGAGCGTGGCCGGCGCGGCGTGGGTGGCGTGCTGCTGCAGCTCGGAG GGAAGGACCCTAAAGACCATGAGAAGGAGAACCTGAGGCGGATCAGGGAGATCCAGAGGCGCTTCCGTGAGCAGGAGCACAGCCGGGAGCAGGACCAGTCCAGGCCCCTGAAGGCTCTGTGGCGCTCACCCAAGTATGACAAAGTGGAGTCCCATGTCAAGGCCCAGCTGCAG GAGCCCGGCCCTGCCTCTGGGACAGAGCCTGCCCACTTCCTGCGGGCACATTCCCGTTGCGGCCCTGGGTTCCCACCACCCCGTGTCCCCAGTCCCCAGCTAACCCCACCAGGTCCCAATGCTAAG GGCCCAGGCCCAAGTGTGGACTTCATTACCCACAATGCTCGCACTGCCAAGAGGGCCCCCCGGCGGCATTCTCGCTCGCTGCAAGTCCTGGCACAGGTGCTGGAGCAGCAACGGCAGGCCCAGGAGCACTACAACGCCACACAGAAGGGTCACGTGCCCCATTA CTTGTTGGAGCGCAGGGATCTGTGGCGGCAGGAGGCTGAGGCCCGTCAGCACAGCCAGCCGGACCCGGCCATGCCCCCTGGCCACACTTGCATGCCTGAGAACCAGCGGCTGGAGACACTGAGCAATCTGCTCCAGA GCCAGAGCCAGCTGCTGCGTGAGCTGGTGCTGCTGCCTGCTGGGGCAGATTCACTGAGAGCCCAGAGCCATCGTGCTGAGCTGGACCGGAAGCTGGTACAG AAATGCCAAGCCTGGTGTCCCTCCTGCTGCTTGACTACAGGAAGGTTTCTCTGCTGCCCTTATCACTCCTCCACTCCTGCCTCATGTCCAGGCCAGAAGGCAAGATTGTGGGATCAAGGAGGAGGCTAG
- the ENKD1 gene encoding enkurin domain-containing protein 1 isoform X4 → MHSPAGLGALLQKDDGGMCEGPSRISGPIPPDPTLCPDYYRRPASAQGRLEGNALKLGLLTPDPDLDATPPRGPRIGPGAREILERGRRGVGGVLLQLGGTSLGPGASPKRKDPKDHEKENLRRIREIQRRFREQEHSREQDQSRPLKALWRSPKYDKVESHVKAQLQEPGPASGTEPAHFLRAHSRCGPGFPPPRVPSPQLTPPGPNAKGPGPSVDFITHNARTAKRAPRRHSRSLQVLAQVLEQQRQAQEHYNATQKGHVPHYLLERRDLWRQEAEARQHSQPDPAMPPGHTCMPENQRLETLSNLLQKMPSLVSLLLLDYRKVSLLPLSLLHSCLMSRPEGKIVGSRRRLGLGNRRTITAFVENL, encoded by the exons ATGCATAGCCCGGCAGGCCTCGGTGCACTGTTGCAGAAGGACGACGGCGGCATGTGCGAGGGTCCGTCCCGCATCTCGGGGCCCATCCCCCCAGACCCTACGCTCTGTCCTGACTACTACCGGCGGCCGGCCTCGG CCCAAGGGCGCCTTGAGGGAAACGCGCTGAAGTTGGGCCTGCTGACTCCGGACCCCGACCTAGACGCCACCCCTCCCCGCGGCCCCCGCATCGGTCCCGGAGCCCGAGAAATCCTGGAGCGTGGCCGGCGCGGCGTGGGTGGCGTGCTGCTGCAGCTCGGAGGTACCTCCCTAGGCCCAGGGGCCTCCCCCAAGA GGAAGGACCCTAAAGACCATGAGAAGGAGAACCTGAGGCGGATCAGGGAGATCCAGAGGCGCTTCCGTGAGCAGGAGCACAGCCGGGAGCAGGACCAGTCCAGGCCCCTGAAGGCTCTGTGGCGCTCACCCAAGTATGACAAAGTGGAGTCCCATGTCAAGGCCCAGCTGCAG GAGCCCGGCCCTGCCTCTGGGACAGAGCCTGCCCACTTCCTGCGGGCACATTCCCGTTGCGGCCCTGGGTTCCCACCACCCCGTGTCCCCAGTCCCCAGCTAACCCCACCAGGTCCCAATGCTAAG GGCCCAGGCCCAAGTGTGGACTTCATTACCCACAATGCTCGCACTGCCAAGAGGGCCCCCCGGCGGCATTCTCGCTCGCTGCAAGTCCTGGCACAGGTGCTGGAGCAGCAACGGCAGGCCCAGGAGCACTACAACGCCACACAGAAGGGTCACGTGCCCCATTA CTTGTTGGAGCGCAGGGATCTGTGGCGGCAGGAGGCTGAGGCCCGTCAGCACAGCCAGCCGGACCCGGCCATGCCCCCTGGCCACACTTGCATGCCTGAGAACCAGCGGCTGGAGACACTGAGCAATCTGCTCCAGA AAATGCCAAGCCTGGTGTCCCTCCTGCTGCTTGACTACAGGAAGGTTTCTCTGCTGCCCTTATCACTCCTCCACTCCTGCCTCATGTCCAGGCCAGAAGGCAAGATTGTGGGATCAAGGAGGAGGCTAGGGCTGGGAAACAGAAGGACCATAACTGCATTTGTAGAAAACCTTTAA
- the ENKD1 gene encoding enkurin domain-containing protein 1 isoform X6, with translation MHSPAGLGALLQKDDGGMCEGPSRISGPIPPDPTLCPDYYRRPASAQGRLEGNALKLGLLTPDPDLDATPPRGPRIGPGAREILERGRRGVGGVLLQLGGTSLGPGASPKRKDPKDHEKENLRRIREIQRRFREQEHSREQDQSRPLKALWRSPKYDKVESHVKAQLQEPGPASGTEPAHFLRAHSRCGPGFPPPRVPSPQLTPPGPNAKGPGPSVDFITHNARTAKRAPRRHSRSLQVLAQVLEQQRQAQEHYNATQKGHVPHYLLERRDLWRQEAEARQHSQPDPAMPPGHTCMPENQRLETLSNLLQSQSQLLRELVLLPAGADSLRAQSHRAELDRKLVQALKWL, from the exons ATGCATAGCCCGGCAGGCCTCGGTGCACTGTTGCAGAAGGACGACGGCGGCATGTGCGAGGGTCCGTCCCGCATCTCGGGGCCCATCCCCCCAGACCCTACGCTCTGTCCTGACTACTACCGGCGGCCGGCCTCGG CCCAAGGGCGCCTTGAGGGAAACGCGCTGAAGTTGGGCCTGCTGACTCCGGACCCCGACCTAGACGCCACCCCTCCCCGCGGCCCCCGCATCGGTCCCGGAGCCCGAGAAATCCTGGAGCGTGGCCGGCGCGGCGTGGGTGGCGTGCTGCTGCAGCTCGGAGGTACCTCCCTAGGCCCAGGGGCCTCCCCCAAGA GGAAGGACCCTAAAGACCATGAGAAGGAGAACCTGAGGCGGATCAGGGAGATCCAGAGGCGCTTCCGTGAGCAGGAGCACAGCCGGGAGCAGGACCAGTCCAGGCCCCTGAAGGCTCTGTGGCGCTCACCCAAGTATGACAAAGTGGAGTCCCATGTCAAGGCCCAGCTGCAG GAGCCCGGCCCTGCCTCTGGGACAGAGCCTGCCCACTTCCTGCGGGCACATTCCCGTTGCGGCCCTGGGTTCCCACCACCCCGTGTCCCCAGTCCCCAGCTAACCCCACCAGGTCCCAATGCTAAG GGCCCAGGCCCAAGTGTGGACTTCATTACCCACAATGCTCGCACTGCCAAGAGGGCCCCCCGGCGGCATTCTCGCTCGCTGCAAGTCCTGGCACAGGTGCTGGAGCAGCAACGGCAGGCCCAGGAGCACTACAACGCCACACAGAAGGGTCACGTGCCCCATTA CTTGTTGGAGCGCAGGGATCTGTGGCGGCAGGAGGCTGAGGCCCGTCAGCACAGCCAGCCGGACCCGGCCATGCCCCCTGGCCACACTTGCATGCCTGAGAACCAGCGGCTGGAGACACTGAGCAATCTGCTCCAGA GCCAGAGCCAGCTGCTGCGTGAGCTGGTGCTGCTGCCTGCTGGGGCAGATTCACTGAGAGCCCAGAGCCATCGTGCTGAGCTGGACCGGAAGCTGGTACAG
- the ENKD1 gene encoding enkurin domain-containing protein 1 isoform X5, translated as MHSPAGLGALLQKDDGGMCEGPSRISGPIPPDPTLCPDYYRRPASAQGRLEGNALKLGLLTPDPDLDATPPRGPRIGPGAREILERGRRGVGGVLLQLGGTSLGPGASPKRKDPKDHEKENLRRIREIQRRFREQEHSREQDQSRPLKALWRSPKYDKVESHVKAQLQEPGPASGTEPAHFLRAHSRCGPGFPPPRVPSPQLTPPGPNAKGPGPSVDFITHNARTAKRAPRRHSRSLQVLAQVLEQQRQAQEHYNATQKGHVPHYLLERRDLWRQEAEARQHSQPDPAMPPGHTCMPENQRLETLSNLLQSQSQLLRELVLLPAGADSLRAQSHRAELDRKLVQVEEAIKIFSRPKVFVKMDA; from the exons ATGCATAGCCCGGCAGGCCTCGGTGCACTGTTGCAGAAGGACGACGGCGGCATGTGCGAGGGTCCGTCCCGCATCTCGGGGCCCATCCCCCCAGACCCTACGCTCTGTCCTGACTACTACCGGCGGCCGGCCTCGG CCCAAGGGCGCCTTGAGGGAAACGCGCTGAAGTTGGGCCTGCTGACTCCGGACCCCGACCTAGACGCCACCCCTCCCCGCGGCCCCCGCATCGGTCCCGGAGCCCGAGAAATCCTGGAGCGTGGCCGGCGCGGCGTGGGTGGCGTGCTGCTGCAGCTCGGAGGTACCTCCCTAGGCCCAGGGGCCTCCCCCAAGA GGAAGGACCCTAAAGACCATGAGAAGGAGAACCTGAGGCGGATCAGGGAGATCCAGAGGCGCTTCCGTGAGCAGGAGCACAGCCGGGAGCAGGACCAGTCCAGGCCCCTGAAGGCTCTGTGGCGCTCACCCAAGTATGACAAAGTGGAGTCCCATGTCAAGGCCCAGCTGCAG GAGCCCGGCCCTGCCTCTGGGACAGAGCCTGCCCACTTCCTGCGGGCACATTCCCGTTGCGGCCCTGGGTTCCCACCACCCCGTGTCCCCAGTCCCCAGCTAACCCCACCAGGTCCCAATGCTAAG GGCCCAGGCCCAAGTGTGGACTTCATTACCCACAATGCTCGCACTGCCAAGAGGGCCCCCCGGCGGCATTCTCGCTCGCTGCAAGTCCTGGCACAGGTGCTGGAGCAGCAACGGCAGGCCCAGGAGCACTACAACGCCACACAGAAGGGTCACGTGCCCCATTA CTTGTTGGAGCGCAGGGATCTGTGGCGGCAGGAGGCTGAGGCCCGTCAGCACAGCCAGCCGGACCCGGCCATGCCCCCTGGCCACACTTGCATGCCTGAGAACCAGCGGCTGGAGACACTGAGCAATCTGCTCCAGA GCCAGAGCCAGCTGCTGCGTGAGCTGGTGCTGCTGCCTGCTGGGGCAGATTCACTGAGAGCCCAGAGCCATCGTGCTGAGCTGGACCGGAAGCTGGTACAGGTAGAGGAGGCCATCAAGATCTTTTCCCGCCCCAAGGTCTTTGTGAAGATGGATGCCTGA
- the ENKD1 gene encoding enkurin domain-containing protein 1 isoform X1: MHSPAGLGALLQKDDGGMCEGPSRISGPIPPDPTLCPDYYRRPASAQGRLEGNALKLGLLTPDPDLDATPPRGPRIGPGAREILERGRRGVGGVLLQLGGTSLGPGASPKRKDPKDHEKENLRRIREIQRRFREQEHSREQDQSRPLKALWRSPKYDKVESHVKAQLQEPGPASGTEPAHFLRAHSRCGPGFPPPRVPSPQLTPPGPNAKGPGPSVDFITHNARTAKRAPRRHSRSLQVLAQVLEQQRQAQEHYNATQKGHVPHYLLERRDLWRQEAEARQHSQPDPAMPPGHTCMPENQRLETLSNLLQSQSQLLRELVLLPAGADSLRAQSHRAELDRKLVQKCQAWCPSCCLTTGRFLCCPYHSSTPASCPGQKARLWDQGGG, encoded by the exons ATGCATAGCCCGGCAGGCCTCGGTGCACTGTTGCAGAAGGACGACGGCGGCATGTGCGAGGGTCCGTCCCGCATCTCGGGGCCCATCCCCCCAGACCCTACGCTCTGTCCTGACTACTACCGGCGGCCGGCCTCGG CCCAAGGGCGCCTTGAGGGAAACGCGCTGAAGTTGGGCCTGCTGACTCCGGACCCCGACCTAGACGCCACCCCTCCCCGCGGCCCCCGCATCGGTCCCGGAGCCCGAGAAATCCTGGAGCGTGGCCGGCGCGGCGTGGGTGGCGTGCTGCTGCAGCTCGGAGGTACCTCCCTAGGCCCAGGGGCCTCCCCCAAGA GGAAGGACCCTAAAGACCATGAGAAGGAGAACCTGAGGCGGATCAGGGAGATCCAGAGGCGCTTCCGTGAGCAGGAGCACAGCCGGGAGCAGGACCAGTCCAGGCCCCTGAAGGCTCTGTGGCGCTCACCCAAGTATGACAAAGTGGAGTCCCATGTCAAGGCCCAGCTGCAG GAGCCCGGCCCTGCCTCTGGGACAGAGCCTGCCCACTTCCTGCGGGCACATTCCCGTTGCGGCCCTGGGTTCCCACCACCCCGTGTCCCCAGTCCCCAGCTAACCCCACCAGGTCCCAATGCTAAG GGCCCAGGCCCAAGTGTGGACTTCATTACCCACAATGCTCGCACTGCCAAGAGGGCCCCCCGGCGGCATTCTCGCTCGCTGCAAGTCCTGGCACAGGTGCTGGAGCAGCAACGGCAGGCCCAGGAGCACTACAACGCCACACAGAAGGGTCACGTGCCCCATTA CTTGTTGGAGCGCAGGGATCTGTGGCGGCAGGAGGCTGAGGCCCGTCAGCACAGCCAGCCGGACCCGGCCATGCCCCCTGGCCACACTTGCATGCCTGAGAACCAGCGGCTGGAGACACTGAGCAATCTGCTCCAGA GCCAGAGCCAGCTGCTGCGTGAGCTGGTGCTGCTGCCTGCTGGGGCAGATTCACTGAGAGCCCAGAGCCATCGTGCTGAGCTGGACCGGAAGCTGGTACAG AAATGCCAAGCCTGGTGTCCCTCCTGCTGCTTGACTACAGGAAGGTTTCTCTGCTGCCCTTATCACTCCTCCACTCCTGCCTCATGTCCAGGCCAGAAGGCAAGATTGTGGGATCAAGGAGGAGGCTAG